The Kwoniella shandongensis chromosome 11, complete sequence genome has a segment encoding these proteins:
- a CDS encoding peptidyl-prolyl cis-trans isomerase-like 2, with protein MGHNSDKMYVTHSEHAAGNHTASSTGKRIDNGKSEFQRLPFDSCALSLQPFRNPVAVIAETKPGEAPRADVFDLLNIVPYIRKFKTNPVTGKPLDTSQLIKLNFFKNAEGNMHDPITYKVFSPHIHIVFLKNTGNVFDMASLQLLAIKPKTWRDLVNDEPFKREDIITIQDPQNLASRDLREYDYVKKDKKVLDDDFAGDPLRGINIDAAGGASKVLKMLAEKTRAEQSPAATPPPKADDTQEKKEGVVAKRKVEQLAYNASNYSSGRAAASLTSTAMTPQTKSERALFDEEEYMFEEMSRPVKDKDRLKSKAYATILTNFGGLNVELHGDRAPKTVYNFVQLAKQGKYDNVVFHRLIPGFMIQGGDPTGTGKGGQSFWGEPFRDEYSEKGAFKHDARGVLSMANSGPRTNSSQFFITFRDTPHLNGKHTVFGKLVGGEEVLDKIERVPVRPGGDRPVKDVVILGVNVLQDPFEAYKERLSAKLARKDQSDEALRRRAEAQKEREKDRTTWLGTNLGEKGESKAKKEERKRKAEEESEVGKYLNIPKGVGKVGAGDSAGGGDVVDFGGDKKKKKSGGFGDFSGW; from the exons ATGGGACACAACTCCGACAAGATGTACGTGACTCACTCGGAGCACGCGGCGGGGAATCATACAGCTTCAAGTACCGGAAAGAGGATAGACAATGGCAAGAGCGAGTTTCAGAGATTACCCTT CGATTCGTGTGCCCTATCATTACAACCTTTCCGAAATCCAGTTGCCGTGATTGCAGAGACCAAACCTGGAGAAGCACCTCGAGCAGATGTATTTGATTTGCTCAATATCGTCCCTTACATCCGAAAGTTCAAGACGA ATCCAGTAACGGGCAAGCCGTTAGATACGAGTCAGCTCATCAAactcaacttcttcaag AACGCCGAGGGAAACATGCACGACCCTATCACTTATAAAGTCTTCTCTCCACACATCcacatcgtcttcctcaagaACACC GGAAACGTGTTCGACATGGCTTCTTTGCAATTACTAGCTATCAAACCCAAGACATGGCGAGATTTGGTTAACGACGAGCCTTTCAAGCGAGAAGATATCATCACAATTCAGGATCCACAAAATCTCGCTTCGAGGGATTTGAGAGAGTACGATtatgtcaagaaggacaagaaggtgtTAG ATGACGATTTCGCTGGAGATCCGTTGAGAGGGATCAACATCGATGCTGCAGGAGGCGCTAGTAAGGTGTTGAAAATGCTTGCTGAAAAG ACTCGAGCAGAGCAATCTCCTGCTGCGACACCGCCACCAAAAGCCGATGATACacaggagaagaaagagggtgTTGTGGCAAAAAGAAAGGTCGAACAACTAGCAT ACAACGCATCGAATTATAGTTCTGGTAGAGCGGCAGCGTCGTTGACGAGTACGGCAATGACACCGCAAACgaagagcgagcgagcgctatttgacgaggaagagt ACATGTTCGAAGAGATGTCCCGACCGGTCAAGGACAAAGATAGACTGAAATCAAAGGCCTACGCTACGATTCTCACTAACTTTGGTGGACTCAATGTCGAATTACATGGGGATCGTGCGCCGAAGACGGTATACAACTTTGTCCAGCTGGCAAAACAGGGGAAATACGATAATGTGGTGTTCCATCGTCTGATACCTGGTTTCATG ATCCAAGGTGGTGATCCAACGGGAACTGGAAAGGGAGGTCAATCGTTCTGGGGCGAACCGTTTAGAGACGAGTATAGCGAGAAAGGGGCGTTCAAACATGACGCGCGAGGTGTTCTG TCAATGGCGAACAGCGGCCCGAGAACGAATTCTTCACAATTTTTTATCACATTTAGAGATACACCTCATCTGAATGGTAAACACACAGTATTCGGGAAGTTGGTCGGCGGGGAAGAGGTGTTGGACAAGATTGAAAGAGTACCGGTCAGACCTGGTGGTGATCGACCAGTGAAGGATGTAGTGATTCTAGGTGTCAACGT ACTGCAAGATCCATTCGAAGCATATAAAGAACGACTGTCGGCGAAACTTGCTCGAAAGGACCAATCTGACGAAGCATTACGACGTCGTGCCGAAGCTCAGAAAGAACGTGAAAAAGATAGAACGACATGGTTAGGTACGAATTTGGGCGAAAAGGGCGAGAgcaaagcgaagaaagaggagaggaagagaaaagcggaagaggagagcgaagtgGGGAAATATCTCAATATACCAAAAGGAGTCGGGAAAGTTGGTGCTGGAGACagtgcaggaggaggcgatGTGGTGGATTTCGGAGgagacaagaagaagaagaagtcaggAGGATTTGGTGATTTCTCGGGGTGGTGA